A region from the Brachyspira hampsonii genome encodes:
- a CDS encoding M16 family metallopeptidase, producing MVKRLTLKNGTRVVLEKMPMLDTVSIGFLFLTGSANEKKEENGYTHFIEHMLFKGTDKISAKELIRNIEGVGGIFNAFTSRHLTSFYINIISKYFDRAVDTLENIMLYSAFREDDINREKKVIIEELKMSNDTPEEISANQFFAAAYKGTSMSFPIGGNINNIKKISREKIYSYFKEHFNSNNLIISIAGNFDIDYAVDRLEKIKLEKGTRTVNDDLPFYYKTITKEKQEINQVYFSLVTPSYNACDNKKRYAMNIVNDIFGGSSYSRLFQSIRENKGLCYNIYSYNSSFINGGTFEIHGSTSLDKYAQTIESIYYEIEKLVNERISEEELEEAKESYKGSMAFSKFSEKFIMNKNARHELYTSKYISFKELYNIIDKVDLKLVNNVIDEKLMNKKFFLTSVGASGTKDISNALSRKLKLN from the coding sequence ATGGTAAAAAGATTAACATTAAAAAACGGTACAAGAGTTGTTTTAGAAAAAATGCCGATGCTTGATACTGTTTCTATAGGCTTTCTATTTTTAACAGGCAGTGCCAATGAAAAAAAAGAAGAAAACGGATATACTCATTTTATAGAGCATATGCTTTTTAAAGGCACTGATAAAATTAGTGCAAAAGAACTTATTAGAAATATAGAAGGGGTTGGCGGTATATTCAATGCTTTTACTTCAAGACATTTAACTTCTTTTTATATCAATATAATATCTAAATATTTTGACAGAGCAGTTGATACTTTGGAAAATATTATGCTTTATTCTGCTTTCAGAGAAGATGATATAAACAGAGAAAAAAAAGTTATAATTGAAGAGCTTAAAATGTCAAATGATACTCCTGAAGAAATATCAGCCAATCAATTTTTTGCTGCTGCTTATAAAGGCACTTCTATGAGTTTTCCTATAGGAGGGAATATCAATAATATAAAAAAAATAAGCAGAGAAAAAATTTATTCTTATTTTAAAGAGCATTTTAATTCTAATAATTTAATTATATCTATAGCCGGAAATTTTGATATTGATTATGCCGTAGACAGACTTGAAAAAATAAAATTAGAAAAAGGAACTAGAACAGTTAATGATGATCTTCCTTTTTATTATAAAACTATAACTAAAGAAAAACAGGAAATTAATCAGGTTTATTTTTCGCTTGTAACACCTTCATATAATGCATGCGATAATAAAAAAAGATATGCTATGAATATAGTTAATGATATATTCGGAGGAAGTTCCTATTCAAGATTATTTCAATCAATAAGAGAAAATAAGGGACTTTGTTATAATATATACAGTTATAATTCCAGCTTTATAAACGGTGGTACATTTGAGATACATGGTTCTACTAGTTTGGATAAATATGCTCAGACTATAGAAAGTATATATTATGAAATAGAAAAATTAGTTAATGAAAGAATATCAGAAGAAGAGCTTGAAGAGGCTAAAGAGAGCTATAAAGGTTCTATGGCATTTAGTAAATTTAGTGAGAAATTTATAATGAATAAAAATGCAAGGCATGAATTATATACATCCAAATATATTTCATTTAAAGAGCTTTATAATATAATAGATAAAGTAGATTTAAAACTAGTTAATAATGTTATAGATGAAAAATTGATGAATAAAAAATTCTTCTTAACATCTGTAGGAGCAAGCGGTACTAAAGATATAAGTAATGCTTTAAGCAGAAAACTTAAATTAAATTGA
- a CDS encoding signal recognition particle protein, translating to MFGNLTKSISNVFSKIQGKKVLTDKDITDSLLTIKEALLSADVSLEAADKFLEEATNRAIGKEKLEGVEPANQFVADVHDTLVNMIGEGESGLKLEPVEKTTITLLFGLQGSGKTTTTAKLAKYYKDKRRVMMVGLDVHRPAAMEQLAVLAREVGVPYHIDTKEKKAYKILKKALSIAKKEQYNMILVDTAGRLEIDEEMMLELRRVVNSANVTEKLLVVDSTAGQSVYDVAKSFQNNIGINGVILTKFDSGVRGGAALSLKYATGSSVKFVGVGEHLDDIDVFDAKRVAGQILGMGDIVKLVEKARAAISEKEAQEMLQKVIENNFDYNDFLKQIEATAKMGGLSKMTSMIPGMANVDTELLSREEEKFKKYKAIIQSMTKKERLALFPLNNSRKMRISKGSGQSVYDVNQLIKQFTMMKNMMGSTKKMDKLAKSLEGMGMSIDDLNKLM from the coding sequence GTGTTTGGTAATTTAACTAAATCTATATCTAATGTATTCTCTAAAATACAAGGAAAAAAAGTCCTTACAGATAAGGATATAACAGATAGTCTATTAACTATAAAAGAAGCCTTGCTTTCTGCCGATGTATCTTTAGAAGCTGCTGATAAGTTTCTTGAAGAAGCTACAAACAGAGCTATAGGTAAAGAAAAATTAGAGGGCGTAGAGCCTGCTAATCAATTTGTGGCTGATGTTCATGATACATTGGTTAATATGATAGGTGAGGGTGAAAGCGGTTTAAAATTAGAACCTGTTGAGAAAACTACTATTACATTATTATTTGGTTTGCAGGGTTCAGGTAAAACTACTACAACAGCTAAATTAGCAAAATACTATAAAGATAAAAGACGAGTTATGATGGTTGGTCTTGATGTTCACAGACCTGCAGCTATGGAGCAGCTTGCCGTTTTAGCTAGAGAAGTAGGCGTTCCTTATCATATAGATACTAAAGAAAAAAAAGCATATAAAATACTTAAAAAAGCACTTTCAATCGCTAAAAAAGAGCAGTATAACATGATATTAGTGGATACTGCAGGACGTTTAGAGATAGATGAAGAAATGATGCTTGAATTAAGACGCGTTGTAAACTCTGCTAATGTTACTGAAAAATTATTAGTAGTTGATTCTACAGCAGGTCAAAGTGTTTATGATGTTGCAAAAAGTTTCCAAAATAACATTGGAATTAATGGTGTTATACTTACAAAATTTGATTCCGGAGTTAGAGGCGGTGCAGCTTTATCTTTAAAATATGCTACCGGTTCATCTGTTAAGTTTGTCGGAGTAGGTGAGCATTTAGATGATATTGATGTATTTGATGCTAAGAGAGTAGCAGGACAAATACTTGGTATGGGCGATATAGTAAAATTAGTAGAAAAAGCCCGTGCCGCTATAAGCGAAAAAGAAGCTCAGGAAATGCTTCAGAAAGTTATAGAAAATAATTTTGATTATAATGATTTCTTAAAACAAATTGAAGCTACTGCTAAAATGGGCGGTCTTAGCAAAATGACTTCTATGATTCCGGGTATGGCTAATGTAGATACTGAACTTCTAAGCCGTGAAGAAGAAAAATTTAAAAAGTATAAAGCTATTATACAGTCAATGACTAAAAAAGAAAGATTAGCCCTATTTCCTTTGAATAATTCAAGAAAAATGAGAATATCCAAAGGAAGCGGTCAAAGTGTTTATGATGTAAATCAGTTAATAAAACAGTTTACTATGATGAAAAACATGATGGGCAGTACTAAAAAGATGGATAAGCTCGCAAAGTCCCTAGAGGGTATGGGTATGTCTATAGATGATTTAAACAAATTAATGTAA
- the rpsP gene encoding 30S ribosomal protein S16 yields the protein MVKLRLKRIGRKHEPHYRIVAADARFPRDGRFIEELGWFNPKAKDVLYKLNVEGLKKWLSNGAQPTYVVKSILVKEGLMEKDKGAPLERKKKRALKNPEKRRKHRKQAKPESTEEKSEA from the coding sequence GTGGTAAAATTAAGATTAAAACGTATAGGTCGCAAACATGAGCCTCATTATCGTATAGTGGCTGCAGATGCTCGTTTCCCACGCGATGGTCGTTTTATTGAAGAGCTAGGTTGGTTTAACCCTAAAGCTAAAGATGTATTATATAAGTTGAATGTAGAAGGCTTAAAAAAATGGCTTTCTAATGGTGCACAGCCGACTTATGTAGTAAAAAGCATTCTTGTCAAAGAAGGCTTGATGGAAAAAGATAAAGGTGCTCCTCTTGAAAGAAAGAAAAAAAGAGCATTGAAAAATCCTGAAAAAAGGCGCAAACATCGTAAACAAGCTAAGCCTGAATCTACTGAGGAGAAAAGCGAAGCTTAA
- a CDS encoding KH domain-containing protein gives MTEEKELIEYLAKKLVDEPEGVSVKVIEGEKSTILELKVNQSDIGKIIGKRGRIAHALRTILFAASMKSGKRVMLEIIDN, from the coding sequence ATGACGGAAGAAAAAGAGCTTATTGAGTATTTGGCTAAAAAGTTAGTGGATGAGCCTGAGGGTGTGAGTGTTAAGGTTATTGAAGGTGAGAAGAGTACGATTCTGGAATTGAAAGTGAACCAAAGCGACATAGGTAAAATTATAGGTAAAAGAGGTCGTATTGCTCATGCATTGCGTACTATTCTTTTTGCTGCTTCCATGAAAAGTGGTAAACGTGTAATGCTTGAGATTATTGACAATTGA
- the rimM gene encoding ribosome maturation factor RimM (Essential for efficient processing of 16S rRNA): MIFFYGKITGLHGLKGEVEIAFSDKSYFASLPILNKNIPVIIDNQTFTLLNVKKKNKSFVFQLKDINTIEEAEKLIGLDIFIDSSYLPQLDDDTFYEAELIGYKIIDTDNNIYGEITDLYSLPSNYVFEIKLKENNNIVSIPFVKAYFGNSDKINKTITIIQKPIFDDD; this comes from the coding sequence TTGATTTTTTTTTACGGCAAAATCACAGGTTTACATGGTTTAAAAGGAGAGGTAGAAATTGCTTTTTCTGATAAGAGTTATTTTGCCTCTCTTCCTATTTTAAATAAAAATATACCTGTTATAATTGATAATCAGACATTTACTCTATTAAATGTTAAAAAGAAGAACAAATCTTTTGTGTTTCAATTAAAAGATATAAATACTATAGAAGAGGCTGAAAAATTAATAGGGCTTGATATATTTATAGATTCTTCATATTTGCCTCAATTAGATGATGATACTTTTTATGAGGCTGAATTAATCGGATATAAAATCATAGATACTGACAATAATATTTATGGTGAGATAACAGATTTATACAGTCTTCCTTCAAATTATGTATTTGAAATTAAATTGAAAGAAAATAATAATATAGTTTCAATACCATTTGTTAAGGCATATTTCGGCAATTCTGATAAGATAAATAAGACTATAACAATAATACAAAAACCTATATTTGATGACGATTAG
- a CDS encoding DUF305 domain-containing protein, with amino-acid sequence MRTKNFNIDNHSSHSMDSMNVKGSEIIDLMHASMMEQPFQKTKNIDDDFLFNMIPHHQASLDVSKKILEYTKDDKINCK; translated from the coding sequence ATGCGGACAAAAAACTTCAATATAGATAATCATTCATCGCATTCTATGGATAGTATGAATGTTAAAGGCTCTGAAATTATAGACTTAATGCACGCTTCTATGATGGAACAGCCATTTCAAAAAACTAAGAATATTGATGATGATTTTTTATTTAATATGATACCTCATCATCAGGCATCTCTTGATGTTTCAAAGAAGATATTAGAATACACTAAAGATGATAAAATAAATTGCAAATAG
- the smpB gene encoding SsrA-binding protein SmpB, translating into MASKKDKKSGSNAISSGEIVRNKKALFNYELIEKFEAGIVLLGTELKSLRERSVNMADSYASFKKNGELFIVNMHISPYHFGNRNNHEPLRERKLLMKKRELRRLYGKIKEQGLTLIPVRLYFSRGKVKVELALARGKKLHDKRETLKGKTLDREMERYIKR; encoded by the coding sequence ATGGCTAGTAAAAAGGATAAAAAATCAGGCAGTAATGCTATTTCATCTGGAGAGATAGTAAGAAATAAAAAGGCTCTATTCAATTACGAGCTTATAGAGAAATTTGAAGCGGGCATTGTTTTGCTTGGTACTGAACTAAAATCTCTTAGAGAAAGAAGTGTTAATATGGCTGACAGTTATGCTTCTTTTAAAAAGAATGGAGAGCTTTTTATAGTTAATATGCATATATCACCTTATCATTTCGGAAATAGAAATAATCATGAACCTTTAAGAGAAAGAAAGCTATTGATGAAAAAAAGAGAATTAAGGAGATTATACGGAAAAATAAAGGAACAAGGGCTTACTTTAATTCCTGTTAGATTGTATTTCTCAAGAGGAAAAGTTAAAGTAGAATTAGCTTTGGCAAGAGGTAAAAAACTTCATGATAAAAGAGAGACTCTAAAGGGAAAAACTTTAGATAGAGAAATGGAAAGATATATAAAAAGATAG
- a CDS encoding co-chaperone GroES, protein MSSIKPLADRVLLKVLEQEEKTSSGILLPDTAKEKTQKAEVIEVGDSEDIKVKKGDIVIYDKYAGIQIKEGDTEYLIVKNEEIVALIK, encoded by the coding sequence ATGTCATCTATTAAACCATTAGCAGATAGAGTACTTCTAAAAGTATTAGAACAAGAAGAAAAAACTTCAAGCGGAATACTTCTTCCAGATACAGCTAAAGAAAAAACACAAAAAGCAGAAGTTATAGAAGTAGGCGACAGCGAAGATATAAAAGTAAAAAAAGGCGATATAGTTATATATGATAAATATGCTGGTATTCAAATAAAAGAAGGCGATACAGAATATTTAATAGTAAAAAATGAAGAGATAGTTGCTCTTATAAAATAA
- a CDS encoding adenine phosphoribosyltransferase, with amino-acid sequence MELKDYIRNIQDYPKKGILFRDITTLLQNKDAFKYAIDKMAEQISNEKIDYIVGAESRGFLIGSALAYKMNCGFIPVRKKGKLPYKTISEEYALEYGTDTLYMHEDAIKKGERVLIVDDLIATGGTALAMIKMVEKLEGIVVGSSFLIELKELNGRKEIDKYPINVVIQY; translated from the coding sequence ATGGAGTTAAAAGATTATATAAGAAATATTCAAGATTATCCTAAAAAAGGAATACTTTTTAGAGATATCACTACTTTACTTCAAAATAAAGATGCATTCAAATATGCAATAGATAAAATGGCAGAACAAATAAGTAATGAAAAAATAGATTATATAGTCGGAGCAGAAAGCAGAGGATTTTTAATAGGTTCAGCATTAGCCTATAAAATGAACTGCGGCTTTATCCCTGTAAGAAAAAAAGGAAAACTTCCTTATAAAACCATTTCAGAAGAATATGCTTTAGAATACGGTACAGATACTCTATATATGCATGAAGATGCTATTAAAAAAGGTGAAAGAGTTTTAATAGTTGATGATTTAATTGCTACAGGAGGTACTGCACTTGCTATGATAAAAATGGTTGAAAAATTAGAAGGCATAGTTGTAGGCTCATCTTTTTTAATAGAATTAAAAGAATTAAACGGAAGAAAAGAAATAGATAAATATCCTATTAATGTTGTTATACAATACTAA